The window TTCTCAGGTGGAGACCCCCGCCTTTGTCCAGCCTGTTTCTTTGGCGACACTTTTTGCGCTCGCCGACGCTTTTCACATTCCGCCTTATAAGCTTTTACAATTTGATGACATTGAATAAATGCTGCAGGCATGTTACAGACTTCCAGCATTTATTTATGAGAAATTATGTTTTATGCAGCTTGGGGAATCGGATAAAGCCTTTTAAATATTGAAATTCACGGGTATGCCAAAACAATGCAAGATAAACCGTATTGGGCAAAAGAAGGCAGATCACACATTTAGCGGCGAAGCCCGCAAAACCGGCGCCCGGTAAAAGAGAGCAGCATAGATAGGTCAGATATCCCGTTATACCGGTCAGCCCGGCATAATAGATGTATCGCGTAAAATACGCTCTGACCGGGCGGTGAAAGCCGTGCCGAAATAGAACCAGCGGTTCCACCCAAAAGTCAATCGTCATGGTGCTGATGAAGGTACCGATAAAAACGCCGACCACACCATAGCTCCTCGCCAGAATAATGGAGAAGAGCAGGTTTACGGCGGCTTCCGCTACCGCCTTGTATCGGTCGTACCAAAACAAACCGAATGCGTCGCGGAACGTCAGCGTTGCCTGACGCATGCCGGTGACAAAAAAATTGAGAGCAATAAAAAACACGATGGGCAGATCAAATAAAAGATTTGGCCGTCTCGTCCAAAGGATAATAAAGGGGTTAAAAAGGCAAAAAAGACTGATTGCACAAAAGCTGAATATCCAGAAACACGCGAAGTTGATCGAAAGATATATGTTGTAAGATCTTTTCCTGTCCTCCACTGCCCCCAAATTTCCAACGCTGGCCGTAATTCCTCCAAATATCTGGGAAGTCAGCCCTTTTAGGGTAGTGGTAATCAAATAATAATTCGAATAGATACCGACGCTGACAATCCCCGCGAAGCTTGAAATCAGCAGAATATCGGTGCCGTTTACCACTGTGCTGCCGATTCTATGCATGAACATCGCCTTAATGTTTTTTATGATGGAAGCTTTGTCGCTCCGGTTCAGCTTTTCTTTTTCGTATTCTTTCAGATAAGGGTACATTTTGTCAGCTTTTCTCGCAAGAATAAAGTTTGTGAAAAAGCTGAACGCAATTTGTACGCAAAGGTAGAGAATGAAGTTGCGTGTTTGAAATAAAACCGCGATCTGGATGATGTTTTGCAGGATACAAAAACCATATTGGTATAATGTGCAGATATAGTTTTTCTGATCAGCCACGATGATTGACTGCTTGTAGGCAAAGAAATACGTGATGACGGTATTAAAAATATACAGGAGATAAATCTGT of the uncultured Caproiciproducens sp. genome contains:
- a CDS encoding MATE family efflux transporter; amino-acid sequence: MRSENSIKNIIVNVGSQLFSILLSFICRTIFIRTLGESYLGISGLFSNILTLLSLAELGVGTAIIFSMYKPLAQNDRKKIGALMGLYKRAYRTIGLIVAAAGLAFTPFYPYFIKNTPDIPNLTQIYLLYIFNTVITYFFAYKQSIIVADQKNYICTLYQYGFCILQNIIQIAVLFQTRNFILYLCVQIAFSFFTNFILARKADKMYPYLKEYEKEKLNRSDKASIIKNIKAMFMHRIGSTVVNGTDILLISSFAGIVSVGIYSNYYLITTTLKGLTSQIFGGITASVGNLGAVEDRKRSYNIYLSINFACFWIFSFCAISLFCLFNPFIILWTRRPNLLFDLPIVFFIALNFFVTGMRQATLTFRDAFGLFWYDRYKAVAEAAVNLLFSIILARSYGVVGVFIGTFISTMTIDFWVEPLVLFRHGFHRPVRAYFTRYIYYAGLTGITGYLTYLCCSLLPGAGFAGFAAKCVICLLLPNTVYLALFWHTREFQYLKGFIRFPKLHKT